GCAGGAATAATctgaaaatgtgttattttctcAGGCAGTGGGGGTCGAGGGATGAACACATGGGTCTATGAAAAGACTAATTATCTCCCAAAAAATGTGTCAGGTTGAGACAAACTGTCACAACGAtactggggcaagttgtcacacgtACTTATGAATGATTTTGTGTTCATGATTATTCTACTGGATCAAATTATCAGAAAAAGCCATTAAATATAACTTAGGTCTTCTATATGTTAAATTATGATGATGTTGTGGAAGAGCATTTtcttagtaaacattttttttatgttagaatGTTTGTAAATTTGTTTCTCAAGATGTAGGTGTCTAGTTCTGCTTTATTCTCAGTTTTATCGAAGCTTTGTGAGTTTTCATATATTTCCCAAACCAAAAATGTTGTTCTGAATCAGAACTTTATTAAAccagtgttttattttacaatattcacATCGTCTGCCATCTGCTGACCACAAAACATACTACTCATAACTTAAATCTAACAACTCCcatatttataaaacaagatAAATTGTTCTGCCCTGATAACCGTGATAAAATACTCATCATTAATAAgtaataaattaagttttatgaATCAGAAAAGCGTGAAGCCCACTAACACAGGCAGGCTAAAAGCTGTTCACTATAGAAAAGAAAGGATTTAGCACTTTTTAAAACTTGTGATCACCTCAGGAGTTTTAATAGGTTTTTTAAATCACGTAGCCAACAACTTACTGTACGTTATTATAGagacataaaaaataacatttgaggTATGACTGTATATTATTTcgttagaaataataataataataataataacgtgtGTTTCTTATTAGcgtaatcataatcataaacaaTTTTTTCGTAATCAAATCAAAAACGTTATTTCAAAATCCCATTAAGAATTAGCTTTCTGTAGTGGACTACAAATTAACGTCAACAATGAGCAGCTCTGCAGTGGTTTTAAAAAGCAACACGTGTCATCGTGTTTCATAAGCGTCCAGATCCTCCGGTGGCCTGGGCATCAGATCCTGCAGCGGGTCCTCGAGTCTCTTTCCCACCGTCAGGATTCCCGCGGCCTGATTCCGCGAACCGTGCAGCAGCTGCTGCAGCCGGTCCTGGACGCGTCTCTCGCCCACTTTACGCTTGCCAAGCGTTAGGATCCCGACTGCCGCGTCGTTATTAAAGCGGCCGATATGCCTGGCGATGGACGTGTCGTTTCGGCGTCCCGCGCGGCACAGAATCTCGTATAATTTGCAGGACCTTGACGCGCTCGAGCAGCAGGTGGCCACGCCCTCCGCGTCCCGCGCCAGGTGCGCCAGCAGCGCCATGAAGAGGAGCAGCTGAACTctctgatggagagagagagagagaggatgcttTCAGTAAATGCTTCAGACCTTGTCGATAACAATATTTACATCTTGATACGGCTGATTTTGTATATTTGCATCTG
The nucleotide sequence above comes from Carassius gibelio isolate Cgi1373 ecotype wild population from Czech Republic chromosome B3, carGib1.2-hapl.c, whole genome shotgun sequence. Encoded proteins:
- the hcrt gene encoding orexin — protein: MSIINLRGWRGGWHICIKTHIPYQRVKGPSTLKSIRYMAFVHNKTGAASRSMDCTAKRVQLLLFMALLAHLARDAEGVATCCSSASRSCKLYEILCRAGRRNDTSIARHIGRFNNDAAVGILTLGKRKVGERRVQDRLQQLLHGSRNQAAGILTVGKRLEDPLQDLMPRPPEDLDAYETR